In a single window of the Bacillus mycoides genome:
- a CDS encoding glycosyltransferase, whose translation MHELISVIVPIYNVEKWLARCIESVLKQPFVNIELVLVNDGSTDKCGEICEEYLEKDNRIKVIYKENGGVSSARNAGIEAATGKYIVFIDPDDEVSENYFTRLYGIAEDKKCDAVICGYKTVPNNNSIIPNFKLDTVMNGRDFVLSSPNVHSKNDLCFAWRYIYNLSIIKEENIRFNEQVFIGEDVIFNLEFLLHSQRVCAVSEVLYFYTINNPNSLMRVPYKPNLENSLVLQYQMRRQLSQEFGLLHDKQFKKDMANYYINHIYRLLINNLKSAPNVDVNNAFRRIVNYEMFSDSVKGIGFSYRCNNFKEYIYYLAIKFKVYPLIVAAYKREIR comes from the coding sequence TTGCATGAATTAATAAGTGTTATTGTTCCCATATATAATGTGGAAAAATGGTTAGCTAGATGTATTGAAAGTGTTTTAAAACAGCCTTTCGTCAATATTGAATTAGTTCTAGTCAATGATGGTTCAACAGATAAATGTGGTGAAATATGTGAAGAATATTTAGAAAAGGATAATAGAATTAAAGTAATCTATAAAGAAAATGGAGGAGTGAGTAGCGCAAGGAATGCAGGGATCGAGGCTGCTACAGGGAAGTATATAGTGTTTATAGATCCCGATGATGAGGTAAGCGAAAACTATTTTACTAGGTTATATGGTATTGCGGAAGATAAAAAGTGTGATGCTGTAATATGCGGATACAAAACTGTTCCAAATAATAATAGTATTATTCCTAACTTCAAATTAGATACTGTTATGAACGGGAGAGATTTTGTACTGAGCTCTCCAAATGTTCATTCCAAGAATGATCTATGCTTTGCATGGAGGTATATATACAATTTAAGCATTATAAAAGAAGAAAACATCAGATTTAATGAACAAGTGTTTATTGGAGAAGATGTTATTTTTAATTTAGAGTTTTTATTGCACTCACAAAGGGTATGTGCAGTCTCAGAAGTTCTTTATTTTTATACTATTAATAATCCAAATAGCTTAATGAGGGTTCCGTATAAACCAAATTTAGAGAACAGTTTAGTTTTACAATATCAAATGAGAAGACAACTTTCACAAGAATTTGGTTTACTACACGATAAGCAATTTAAAAAAGATATGGCTAATTATTATATAAATCACATATATAGACTCTTGATTAATAATTTAAAAAGCGCCCCTAATGTGGATGTTAATAATGCTTTTCGTAGAATAGTGAATTATGAAATGTTCTCAGATAGTGTAAAAGGAATTGGTTTTTCATATCGATGCAATAACTTTAAGGAGTATATATATTATTTAGCAATAAAGTTTAAAGTGTATCCTTTAATAGTTGCAGCATATAAAAGAGAAATCAGGTAA
- a CDS encoding sugar transferase — MKRLFDLFVSLSLLVFLLPLIIIVAVLVRIKLGSPIIFKQQRPGLHGVPFFLYKFRTMTDEKDSEGNVLPDDVRFTRFGGFLRKYSLDEWPQLFNVIKGDLSLVGPRPLLMEYLELYTEEQAKRHNVRPGITGWAQVNGRNAISWEEKFDFDVWYAKKRTFWLDMKILLLTAKKVFKSEGINQVGHVTVEKFNGTKNS; from the coding sequence ATGAAAAGACTTTTCGATTTGTTCGTTTCTTTGTCATTATTGGTGTTTCTTTTACCTCTTATTATAATAGTGGCTGTTTTAGTTAGAATTAAGTTGGGTTCCCCTATCATATTTAAGCAGCAACGCCCGGGATTGCATGGTGTCCCTTTTTTTCTTTATAAGTTTAGAACTATGACTGACGAGAAGGATAGTGAGGGGAATGTGTTGCCCGATGATGTAAGGTTTACCCGTTTCGGAGGGTTTCTGAGAAAATATAGTTTAGATGAATGGCCACAGTTGTTTAATGTTATAAAAGGGGACTTAAGTTTGGTAGGTCCAAGACCATTATTGATGGAGTATTTGGAACTATACACAGAAGAGCAGGCCAAGCGACATAATGTCAGACCAGGGATTACGGGATGGGCCCAAGTAAATGGCAGAAACGCGATTTCTTGGGAGGAAAAATTTGATTTTGATGTATGGTATGCAAAAAAACGGACTTTTTGGCTTGATATGAAAATTTTGTTGTTAACGGCAAAGAAAGTATTTAAGTCAGAAGGAATCAATCAGGTTGGGCATGTAACTGTGGAAAAATTTAATGGTACAAAGAATTCTTGA
- a CDS encoding acetyltransferase, whose translation MRIIMIGAGGHSKVIRDIILSYGNYEIIAQLDDVYKELKIEDGVYFGPISAAVKLMDEHVDTKFVIAIGNNRTRKIIMEQLEIPSHRYATLIHKQSIVSLSAKIGAGTVIMPGAIVNADVGIGNHVIVNSGAIIEHDNKVNDFAHISPNAVLTGSVTVGTGVHIGAGVNVIPNITIGDWSVIGAGATVIRDIVANCKAVGIPARVINKEL comes from the coding sequence ATGCGAATAATTATGATTGGGGCAGGTGGTCATAGTAAAGTAATCCGAGATATTATCCTATCGTATGGAAATTATGAAATCATTGCGCAATTAGATGATGTGTATAAAGAGTTAAAAATTGAGGATGGTGTTTATTTTGGACCTATTTCTGCAGCTGTAAAGTTAATGGATGAGCATGTAGATACAAAGTTCGTGATAGCTATAGGGAATAACAGAACAAGAAAGATAATTATGGAGCAGTTAGAGATTCCCAGTCATCGCTATGCGACGCTTATACATAAACAATCTATTGTTAGTTTAAGTGCAAAGATTGGAGCTGGTACGGTTATTATGCCAGGTGCAATTGTTAATGCAGATGTTGGAATTGGGAATCACGTTATTGTCAATTCAGGCGCTATTATTGAACATGATAATAAGGTAAATGATTTTGCACATATTTCCCCCAATGCAGTGCTTACAGGATCCGTTACTGTAGGAACAGGAGTACATATAGGAGCAGGAGTTAATGTGATTCCAAATATTACAATTGGCGATTGGTCCGTTATCGGTGCCGGAGCAACAGTGATCCGTGACATTGTAGCGAATTGTAAGGCAGTTGGTATTCCAGCTAGAGTAATAAACAAAGAATTATAG
- a CDS encoding SP_1767 family glycosyltransferase, whose translation MVQIKIKSMLVFIWNKWIDIKIQSLNRLTIIKDRFTKCFFKPPRIQSIDETLKKIIHDKASVARYGDGEFKLIHNLDITFQRADHLLSKRLKEILLSEDEKFLVCLPDVFQDLSKYADEPKDYWSLHTAKYRLKWYKDLKKGKVYYNSFISRFYYPFRDKSKCKEWFILLKLIWKDRDIVLIEGSKSRLGIGNDLFENAKSIERILVPEEHAFLHYNNILTAAKKNNKSKLILLAIGPTATILAYDLYKEGYQAIDIGHVDIEYEWFLRQAKTKIKIENKYVCEAGAGQNVGDIQDEKYLSEIKAVIR comes from the coding sequence ATGGTGCAAATAAAAATAAAAAGTATGTTAGTTTTTATTTGGAATAAATGGATCGATATCAAAATTCAGAGTTTGAATCGATTAACTATCATAAAAGATCGATTCACGAAGTGCTTTTTCAAGCCCCCTAGAATTCAATCTATAGATGAAACTTTAAAAAAAATTATTCATGATAAAGCTTCCGTAGCCAGGTATGGTGATGGTGAATTTAAATTAATTCATAATCTAGATATAACATTTCAACGGGCTGATCATTTGTTATCAAAAAGATTAAAAGAAATATTGCTAAGTGAAGATGAGAAGTTCTTAGTTTGTTTGCCGGATGTTTTTCAAGATTTATCAAAATATGCAGATGAACCAAAGGATTATTGGAGTCTTCATACTGCAAAATATAGATTAAAGTGGTATAAAGACTTGAAGAAGGGAAAAGTATATTATAATTCCTTTATATCGAGATTCTATTATCCCTTTCGAGATAAGTCAAAATGTAAAGAATGGTTTATATTATTAAAATTAATATGGAAAGATAGGGATATAGTTTTAATAGAGGGTAGTAAGAGTAGATTAGGTATTGGAAATGATCTGTTTGAAAATGCTAAATCAATTGAAAGGATTTTAGTACCAGAGGAGCACGCATTCTTACATTACAATAACATCTTAACAGCAGCAAAAAAAAATAATAAATCTAAATTGATTCTATTAGCAATAGGGCCTACTGCTACTATATTAGCATATGATTTGTATAAAGAGGGATATCAAGCAATTGATATAGGGCATGTGGATATTGAATACGAATGGTTTTTAAGACAAGCAAAAACTAAAATCAAAATTGAAAATAAGTACGTATGTGAAGCGGGTGCTGGACAAAATGTGGGCGATATTCAAGATGAGAAATATTTAAGTGAAATTAAAGCTGTAATAAGATAG
- a CDS encoding lipopolysaccharide biosynthesis protein: MRVKNSIINISAGIGSQVIITLLSFASRTIFITYLGVEYLGVNGLFTNILGMLSLAEAGIGSAIIYNLYKPVAENNQDRINMLMNFYRKAYMAIALIVLLLGLLLLPFLGYIAKDAKVDNIHFIYIIFLINTASSYLFSYKTSFLNVCQKGYIVTGIYSISSIISTCIKIGILYFTHSYILYLIIDIIITISTSAFLAILVDKMYPFLKNKAASKLDSETKSNIVKNVKALVLHNIGGYIVFGTDNMLIASFVSVTAVGLYSNYYMLINICRTFINQIFDNINHSVGNLVAKESDEKIYSIFKITMLCNFWIYSFFSIFLYIIMQPFITLWIGSKFIMDISVLIILMMNFYVSGMRRSISMVKTTSGIFHEDRYAPFLEAAVNLVASIVLVQYMGITGVFIGTLISTLVVPFWIAPYLVYKKVFRKPVRDYFLKYTYYVMIGLGACVITSLICGLIPYNGLLELILRGMICLIIPNTIYVFVFYKTDEFKYLFGVVKSIMGNLRVKIQSNKKGTF; the protein is encoded by the coding sequence ATGAGAGTTAAAAATTCAATAATTAATATATCAGCCGGTATAGGTAGTCAAGTTATTATTACGTTACTAAGTTTTGCTTCCAGAACCATATTTATTACTTATTTAGGTGTTGAGTATCTGGGGGTAAATGGATTATTTACTAATATATTAGGAATGTTATCTTTAGCTGAAGCAGGAATAGGATCTGCTATCATATATAATCTATATAAACCAGTGGCAGAAAATAATCAGGATAGAATCAATATGCTTATGAATTTTTATAGAAAGGCATATATGGCAATAGCTTTAATAGTATTGTTACTAGGATTACTTTTGTTACCTTTTCTTGGATATATCGCTAAAGATGCAAAGGTAGACAATATTCATTTTATTTATATTATATTTTTAATTAATACAGCTTCATCTTATCTATTTTCTTATAAAACCTCATTTTTAAATGTTTGTCAAAAGGGATATATTGTTACAGGGATTTATTCTATCTCATCTATTATATCTACTTGCATTAAAATAGGAATTTTATACTTTACGCATAGTTATATTTTATATCTAATAATCGATATTATTATAACAATCAGTACCTCTGCGTTCTTGGCTATATTGGTAGATAAGATGTACCCATTTTTAAAAAATAAAGCAGCAAGCAAATTAGATAGTGAAACCAAAAGTAATATTGTTAAAAATGTAAAGGCTTTAGTGCTACATAATATAGGTGGATATATTGTCTTTGGTACTGATAACATGTTAATTGCGTCTTTTGTCAGTGTTACAGCTGTTGGATTGTATTCAAATTATTATATGTTAATTAACATTTGTAGAACCTTTATAAATCAAATATTTGATAATATTAATCATAGTGTAGGGAATTTGGTGGCAAAAGAAAGCGATGAAAAAATTTATAGTATATTTAAGATTACTATGCTTTGTAATTTTTGGATATACTCATTTTTTTCCATATTTTTATATATTATAATGCAACCCTTTATTACTTTATGGATTGGTTCGAAATTTATTATGGATATAAGTGTGTTAATTATATTAATGATGAATTTTTATGTATCAGGAATGAGACGCTCTATATCTATGGTCAAAACAACATCAGGGATTTTTCATGAAGATAGGTATGCGCCCTTTTTAGAGGCTGCCGTGAATCTGGTGGCTTCTATTGTCTTGGTGCAATATATGGGCATAACAGGTGTTTTTATTGGAACACTTATAAGTACACTAGTGGTTCCATTTTGGATTGCTCCTTATTTAGTATATAAGAAAGTATTCCGTAAACCGGTTAGGGATTATTTTTTAAAATATACTTACTATGTGATGATAGGGCTAGGAGCTTGTGTTATCACAAGTTTAATATGTGGTCTTATTCCGTATAATGGATTACTAGAATTAATATTAAGAGGGATGATTTGTTTAATAATTCCAAATACTATTTATGTATTTGTTTTTTATAAGACAGATGAATTTAAGTATTTATTTGGAGTTGTTAAAAGTATAATGGGAAACCTGAGGGTGAAAATTCAGTCAAACAAAAAGGGCACTTTTTAA
- a CDS encoding lasso peptide isopeptide bond-forming cyclase, with product MSAITGIYHLNGEPIPPEHRIGIMKDLSRYPGDNTDIWHKENIFFGSHAKWITSESINEQLPYYDYETQLVITADAIIDNRNELFDRLQVDKVHRREMPDSKLILLAYQKWGEHVPKYLIGDFAFMIWDERKQLLFGARDFSGSRTFYFYRNQNQFAFCTSIQPLFSLPYVGKELNEQWLAEYLAIPNMLDTIDAFSTVHKNIEQVPPSHTISVVKGRVSIAKYDTLFVEEQLQLKSNEDYEEAFRDVFESAVTSRLRTHRNVGSHLSGGLDSGAVASFAARALQKENKKLYTFSSVPAEGFTDWTRGHTIADEKPFIQTTVQHVGNIKGNYLNFPGENSFSEIDDWLEIMEMPYKFFENSVWVKGIYEKAQQQGIGVLLNGARGNFTISWGPALDYYAILLKKFSWLQLYREIDLYGKNVGVKKSRILKVIGEKAFPSIKNMFSSEQQYELPTLVSPELAKRTDVFRKLEEHGVKVTGASIPNIYEIRQKHFEQLNLWNTTGTSGTKLSLRYGLQGHDPTNDLRVIRFCLSLPLEQFVQNGLNRALVRRSTKGFLPDKVRLNQRVRGIQAADVVHRMIPSWKMFIEELQQLSKDPVASNFFNMEIIKSAILKIQGEPRVEYVFDPDFRILMRSLIVYRFIKKYI from the coding sequence ATGAGTGCAATAACCGGAATTTACCATTTAAATGGAGAACCGATACCGCCTGAACATAGGATTGGAATCATGAAAGATTTATCTCGTTATCCAGGTGACAATACCGATATATGGCACAAGGAAAATATTTTTTTTGGCTCCCATGCAAAATGGATAACATCTGAATCTATTAATGAACAATTACCTTACTATGATTATGAAACACAGTTGGTTATAACTGCTGATGCTATTATTGATAATCGCAATGAATTATTCGATAGATTGCAAGTAGACAAGGTACATAGAAGAGAGATGCCTGATAGTAAGTTGATTTTACTCGCTTATCAAAAGTGGGGAGAGCATGTACCAAAGTATCTAATTGGTGATTTTGCTTTTATGATTTGGGATGAGAGAAAGCAATTGCTTTTTGGTGCACGTGATTTTTCAGGAAGTCGGACTTTTTACTTTTACCGCAATCAAAATCAATTTGCTTTTTGTACTAGCATACAGCCGCTGTTTTCTTTACCGTACGTCGGGAAGGAATTGAATGAGCAATGGTTAGCTGAATATTTAGCGATACCTAATATGCTTGATACAATAGACGCATTTTCAACAGTGCATAAAAATATAGAGCAAGTCCCGCCTTCTCATACTATCTCCGTAGTTAAGGGAAGAGTTAGTATTGCGAAATATGACACGTTATTTGTAGAGGAGCAGTTGCAACTCAAATCAAATGAAGATTATGAAGAGGCGTTCAGGGACGTATTTGAAAGCGCAGTAACATCAAGGTTACGTACTCATCGTAATGTTGGTTCTCATTTAAGTGGGGGATTAGATTCAGGAGCTGTTGCTAGCTTTGCCGCGAGAGCCCTGCAAAAAGAGAACAAAAAATTATATACATTCAGCTCAGTACCTGCGGAAGGGTTTACTGATTGGACTCGTGGTCATACGATTGCTGATGAAAAGCCATTTATTCAAACTACAGTACAACATGTAGGGAATATTAAAGGGAATTATTTGAATTTTCCGGGAGAAAATTCTTTCTCAGAAATTGATGATTGGCTTGAGATTATGGAGATGCCATATAAATTTTTCGAAAATTCCGTCTGGGTGAAAGGAATTTATGAAAAAGCCCAACAACAAGGGATTGGGGTGCTCTTAAATGGAGCGAGAGGAAATTTCACAATCTCTTGGGGGCCAGCTTTAGATTATTATGCGATTTTACTTAAAAAGTTCAGCTGGTTGCAGCTTTATCGTGAAATTGATTTGTATGGTAAGAACGTTGGGGTCAAAAAATCGAGAATACTGAAAGTTATAGGGGAGAAAGCATTTCCATCGATAAAAAACATGTTTTCCTCGGAACAGCAATACGAACTGCCAACGTTAGTTAGTCCAGAACTTGCAAAACGTACTGATGTATTTAGAAAGCTTGAAGAACATGGTGTGAAAGTAACAGGGGCTTCTATCCCAAATATATATGAAATAAGGCAGAAACATTTTGAACAGCTAAACTTGTGGAATACAACGGGTACAAGTGGAACAAAGCTCTCCTTGCGTTATGGTTTACAAGGGCATGATCCAACGAATGACTTACGGGTAATTCGATTCTGTTTATCGTTACCACTCGAACAATTTGTTCAAAATGGCTTAAATCGTGCACTTGTCCGGAGGTCCACAAAAGGATTTCTTCCTGACAAAGTAAGATTAAATCAGCGTGTGCGGGGAATACAGGCAGCTGATGTGGTTCATCGCATGATTCCTTCATGGAAAATGTTTATCGAGGAACTTCAGCAGCTTAGTAAAGACCCAGTGGCCTCTAACTTTTTTAATATGGAGATTATTAAGAGCGCGATTTTGAAAATTCAAGGAGAACCAC
- a CDS encoding aminotransferase class I/II-fold pyridoxal phosphate-dependent enzyme, whose product MVYSQEKTRIYLSAPHMSGNEQKYIGEAFDMNWIAPLGPNVDAFESELSSHVGVLDAAAVSSGTSAIHLALRLLDVKDGDTVFCSSLTFIASANPILYLGAKPVFIDSELETWNMSPQALERALRDANEKGVLPKAVIVVNLYGQSAKMDEILSLCNTYNVPVVEDAAESLGSSYKGKASGTFGKFGVYSFNGNKIITTSGGGMLVSDDVEALRKARFLATQARDPAPHYQHSEVGYNYRMSNILAGVGRAQLQVLQERVHARRRIFDRYYQELSHIPGIQFMPELEDTYSNRWLTVLTVDEEKTGVPIQALLKQLENENIEARPVWKPLHMQPLFEDVMYYPHSEGEDVSRKLFETGVCLPSGSGMTEKNQTRVITCIKNILMVSAGM is encoded by the coding sequence GTGGTATACTCACAGGAAAAAACAAGAATCTATCTCTCCGCTCCACATATGAGCGGTAATGAACAAAAATATATAGGGGAAGCATTTGATATGAATTGGATTGCTCCACTTGGTCCAAATGTAGATGCGTTTGAAAGTGAACTTTCATCCCATGTTGGAGTTCTTGATGCGGCTGCAGTTAGTTCAGGAACCTCTGCTATCCATTTGGCACTTCGCTTACTGGATGTAAAAGATGGAGATACGGTGTTTTGTTCAAGCCTTACTTTTATAGCGAGCGCAAATCCAATTTTATATTTAGGGGCTAAACCAGTATTTATTGATTCTGAGCTTGAAACGTGGAATATGTCGCCACAAGCTTTAGAACGTGCATTACGTGATGCAAATGAGAAAGGAGTACTTCCGAAAGCTGTCATTGTTGTGAATCTATATGGACAAAGCGCTAAAATGGATGAGATTCTTTCGTTATGTAATACATATAATGTTCCAGTAGTAGAAGATGCAGCGGAATCACTTGGTTCTTCCTACAAAGGTAAAGCGAGTGGGACATTCGGGAAATTCGGTGTTTATTCATTCAATGGCAATAAAATCATTACAACCTCAGGTGGAGGTATGCTTGTTTCGGATGATGTCGAAGCATTGAGAAAAGCAAGATTTTTAGCTACTCAAGCAAGAGATCCGGCTCCACACTACCAACATAGTGAGGTTGGATATAATTATCGTATGAGTAATATTTTAGCAGGTGTAGGTAGAGCACAGCTGCAGGTCTTACAAGAGAGAGTACATGCAAGAAGACGAATATTCGATAGATATTATCAAGAATTATCTCATATTCCAGGGATACAGTTTATGCCTGAGTTAGAGGATACTTATTCAAACCGGTGGCTTACAGTTCTTACTGTAGATGAAGAAAAAACAGGAGTACCGATTCAGGCATTACTGAAACAACTGGAAAATGAAAACATTGAGGCGCGTCCTGTTTGGAAGCCTCTTCATATGCAACCTTTATTTGAAGATGTAATGTATTATCCGCATAGTGAGGGTGAGGATGTTTCTAGAAAATTATTTGAAACAGGCGTATGCCTTCCGTCTGGATCAGGTATGACAGAAAAAAATCAGACAAGAGTTATTACATGTATTAAGAATATATTGATGGTAAGTGCTGGCATGTAA